In Oscillatoria acuminata PCC 6304, a single window of DNA contains:
- a CDS encoding AAA-like domain-containing protein, giving the protein MFSREFLTQIAHQHQLSPDQERVFLLRFAEDQDYEDIAEQVETSKGACLKRMGQVYKKFGIEGGTRGKESELRAFLDQRWVQHRASVLPGLEVNLGSPTARGVNSRVLSETSSAIAAISSPAMVSRKVALFFGDRQPDERLLTPLTQAIASAGHQLILAGVHPQSGENGLGQLQQELQGCDRLLLLLCGQSAFSDLLIEEVRLAREVRETRKDGTPDMFAIRINWPTDSPVSYDLRVLLQGVPQREWRSPFDTPELVTEVLQAIETGTLPRQVAVESAVISALTPTWESADGRPLPFAGPELPEGQVDLASPFYVNRSPIEERCYEMILQPGALIRIKAPRQMGKTSLMARILNHAANHGYRPVHLSFHLADKGVFASLDKFLQWFCAYIGQQLQLPNQLPEYWDDFLGSNVNCKSYFEDYLLQEIHTPLALCLDEVDRVFQHPDIADDFFGLLRAWHEESKRREIWKKLRLVVVHSTEVYIPMNINQSPFNVGLPIELPEFTPNLVQDLAQRYGINWCETDVNRLMNMVGGHPFLVRLALYHIARQDITLETLLKTAPTESGFYNDHLRRHLWNLEQHPPLARAMKEVVFSPNPVRLPSEQAFKLHSMGLVKFQGNESVERCDLYRQYFRNRLDE; this is encoded by the coding sequence GTGTTTTCCCGCGAGTTCCTAACTCAGATAGCTCATCAGCATCAGCTTTCTCCCGATCAGGAGCGAGTCTTTTTGCTACGGTTTGCCGAGGATCAGGATTATGAAGATATTGCCGAACAGGTAGAAACTTCAAAAGGAGCCTGCCTCAAACGGATGGGTCAAGTTTATAAAAAATTTGGCATTGAAGGGGGGACTCGCGGGAAGGAAAGCGAACTGCGAGCATTTCTGGATCAACGCTGGGTGCAACATCGCGCCTCGGTGTTACCCGGTTTGGAGGTGAATCTCGGTTCGCCAACTGCCAGAGGTGTAAACTCCCGGGTGTTATCAGAGACATCAAGTGCGATCGCCGCTATCTCGTCTCCAGCAATGGTGAGTCGGAAAGTTGCCCTATTTTTCGGCGATCGCCAACCGGATGAACGACTCCTGACGCCGTTAACCCAGGCGATCGCCAGTGCGGGTCATCAACTTATCCTCGCGGGGGTTCATCCCCAGTCGGGAGAGAACGGATTGGGGCAACTGCAACAGGAACTCCAAGGGTGCGATCGCTTGTTACTGTTGCTCTGCGGACAATCCGCCTTTAGTGACCTATTAATTGAAGAAGTGCGCCTCGCCCGAGAAGTGCGAGAGACCCGCAAAGATGGCACACCGGATATGTTTGCGATTCGGATCAATTGGCCGACGGATTCTCCGGTAAGCTATGATCTGCGCGTTTTATTACAAGGTGTACCCCAGCGCGAGTGGCGATCGCCCTTCGATACCCCGGAACTCGTCACCGAAGTCCTCCAGGCGATCGAGACGGGTACTCTCCCCCGGCAAGTTGCGGTAGAATCTGCTGTCATCAGCGCCTTAACCCCCACTTGGGAAAGTGCCGATGGTCGTCCCCTCCCCTTTGCTGGACCGGAACTCCCGGAAGGACAAGTGGATTTAGCCTCTCCCTTTTACGTCAATCGCAGCCCGATCGAAGAGCGCTGTTATGAAATGATTTTGCAACCCGGTGCCCTGATTCGGATCAAAGCACCGCGACAAATGGGCAAAACTTCTTTAATGGCTCGCATTCTCAACCATGCGGCCAATCATGGCTATCGTCCGGTTCATTTGAGCTTTCACCTAGCTGATAAAGGGGTATTTGCCAGCCTGGATAAATTCTTACAATGGTTCTGTGCCTATATCGGTCAGCAGTTACAACTCCCCAATCAACTTCCCGAATATTGGGATGATTTTTTAGGCAGTAATGTCAACTGCAAATCCTACTTTGAAGACTATCTTCTCCAAGAAATTCATACCCCTTTAGCCTTATGTCTCGATGAAGTAGACCGGGTGTTTCAACATCCGGATATTGCCGATGACTTTTTTGGCTTATTGCGCGCATGGCACGAAGAATCAAAACGGCGCGAGATTTGGAAAAAGCTTCGCTTAGTCGTGGTTCATTCCACCGAAGTTTACATTCCCATGAATATCAATCAATCCCCTTTTAACGTGGGATTACCCATTGAATTGCCGGAATTTACCCCCAATCTCGTCCAAGATTTAGCCCAGCGATATGGAATCAATTGGTGCGAAACTGACGTCAATCGTCTTATGAATATGGTAGGAGGACACCCCTTCTTAGTGCGGTTGGCGCTCTATCATATCGCTCGACAAGACATTACCTTAGAAACCCTCTTAAAAACAGCTCCCACCGAATCTGGTTTTTATAACGACCATTTGCGGCGTCATCTGTGGAATTTAGAACAACATCCGCCATTGGCTAGAGCCATGAAAGAGGTTGTTTTTAGCCCAAATCCGGTGCGCTTGCCCTCGGAACAAGCGTTTAAATTACATAGCATGGGGTTAGTTAAGTTTCAAGGAAATGAGTCCGTCGAACGATGTGATTTATATCGCCAATATTTCCGCAATCGACTCGATGAATAA
- a CDS encoding endonuclease/exonuclease/phosphatase family protein, whose protein sequence is MDNQFPFSGFISPKRFIPVQETVLSQDNFSGSAIAGSGIKILNWNVAKNNNTSKWANDFYKIVENYQPDLICFQEIELNKNTQKILALESMGWRFAPNFIDFYYNTYCGILTASKVQPIASRAILTPEFEPVTKTPKVSLIAEYPLKETGQMLLVVNIHAINFVNLSKFKSQLQKLEAVLGNRREPLIMCGDFNTWSQLRFDLLNLMANRLNLIPIDFSRPEQAKIKTFLGSPPLDHIFYRGLRQKIQTAKVLDNLYSSDHNPMLVELALS, encoded by the coding sequence ATGGATAATCAATTTCCTTTCTCTGGATTTATCTCCCCTAAGCGCTTTATTCCGGTCCAGGAAACCGTCTTGTCTCAGGATAATTTTTCGGGGTCGGCTATTGCGGGAAGTGGTATAAAAATCCTCAATTGGAATGTTGCAAAAAATAACAATACTTCCAAATGGGCTAATGATTTTTATAAAATTGTAGAAAATTATCAGCCTGATTTAATATGCTTTCAAGAAATTGAACTTAATAAAAATACCCAAAAAATTTTAGCGTTAGAGTCAATGGGATGGAGGTTTGCCCCGAATTTTATCGATTTTTATTACAATACTTATTGTGGGATTTTAACGGCCTCTAAAGTGCAGCCGATTGCCAGTAGAGCCATTCTGACTCCAGAATTTGAACCTGTTACCAAGACTCCGAAGGTTTCGCTAATTGCTGAATATCCCTTAAAGGAAACGGGACAAATGCTCTTAGTGGTGAATATTCATGCGATTAATTTTGTCAACCTCAGTAAGTTTAAATCTCAACTCCAGAAACTAGAAGCGGTTTTAGGCAATCGCCGGGAACCGTTGATTATGTGTGGAGATTTTAACACATGGAGTCAACTGCGGTTCGATTTGTTGAACTTGATGGCAAACCGATTGAATTTAATTCCTATTGATTTTTCAAGGCCGGAACAAGCTAAAATTAAAACGTTTTTGGGTTCGCCGCCTTTAGATCATATTTTTTATCGAGGTTTAAGACAAAAAATACAGACAGCGAAGGTTTTAGATAATCTGTATTCATCGGATCATAATCCGATGCTTGTGGAATTGGCACTTTCTTGA
- the cas6 gene encoding CRISPR-associated endoribonuclease Cas6, with product MISNLTLSPLPLTKTPLREVLSPRYVPNPTPVEVPRTLPKEAITSHLTWPADTELLGLVFEVTPRAADYLYAQYTIGLHAWFLDQVRQADPELSAYLHDVQTEKPFTLSGLEGKLVSCGKDFQLQPGETYRWYVTALSKPVVQFLQQWVKQLPETIALRKAPLEIRSCKISIAPTTYRQLFASQEMNSSTLQLSFMTPTSFRRKKHHFPLPVPANVFHSYLRRWNDFSGMNIDRDLFLKWVEESVLIHRHELQSAKVAAGKKGMVTGFTGLVEFGLSRQSGEVPEFERLFYTLGQFAPYCGTGHKTTFGLGQTRLGWSIEEAIPIPSIQGMLAERIGELTELFIGQRKRKGGDRAREIAETWATILARRELGESLQAIASDLQMPYQTVKTYAKLARRALKV from the coding sequence ATGATCTCCAATTTAACTTTGTCTCCCCTTCCTCTCACCAAAACCCCCCTCCGGGAAGTCCTTTCCCCCCGTTATGTTCCCAACCCAACTCCTGTGGAAGTCCCCAGAACCCTCCCGAAAGAGGCCATCACTTCTCACCTTACTTGGCCGGCGGATACAGAATTGCTCGGGTTAGTCTTTGAAGTGACCCCCCGGGCAGCGGATTATCTGTACGCGCAATACACCATTGGGTTGCACGCTTGGTTTTTAGACCAAGTGCGACAAGCTGACCCGGAATTGTCCGCCTATTTACATGATGTCCAAACGGAAAAACCCTTTACCCTCTCCGGTTTAGAAGGCAAATTAGTCTCCTGCGGCAAAGATTTTCAACTGCAACCGGGAGAAACCTATCGGTGGTATGTGACGGCACTTTCTAAACCCGTTGTCCAGTTTTTGCAACAGTGGGTGAAGCAGTTACCGGAGACGATCGCCTTGCGGAAAGCGCCGTTAGAAATTCGGTCTTGCAAAATTTCGATTGCGCCGACGACCTATCGGCAATTATTTGCTTCCCAAGAGATGAATTCTTCCACTCTGCAACTGAGCTTTATGACCCCGACCAGTTTCCGACGGAAGAAACATCACTTCCCCCTGCCAGTCCCGGCCAATGTTTTTCATAGTTATTTGCGCCGGTGGAATGATTTTTCGGGGATGAATATCGATCGCGACTTGTTTTTAAAATGGGTCGAGGAATCGGTGTTAATCCACCGTCACGAATTGCAGTCGGCAAAAGTGGCCGCAGGTAAAAAAGGCATGGTCACCGGATTTACTGGATTGGTGGAATTTGGATTATCTCGACAGTCGGGAGAAGTCCCAGAATTCGAGCGCCTCTTCTATACCTTGGGACAATTTGCCCCCTATTGCGGAACGGGACATAAAACCACGTTTGGGTTAGGTCAAACCCGTTTAGGTTGGTCCATTGAGGAAGCGATTCCGATTCCTTCTATCCAAGGAATGTTAGCGGAACGGATTGGGGAATTAACGGAATTGTTCATCGGCCAACGGAAACGCAAAGGGGGCGATCGCGCTCGGGAAATTGCCGAAACCTGGGCCACCATCCTCGCCCGTCGTGAATTAGGGGAATCCTTACAGGCGATCGCCTCGGATTTACAAATGCCCTATCAAACGGTCAAAACTTATGCTAAATTAGCTCGCAGAGCTTTAAAGGTTTAG
- a CDS encoding AAA-like domain-containing protein has translation MNKKLTSMYYQVGGSLPPDSPTYVVRKADRELYENLKAGEFCYVLTSRQMGKSSLQLRTMQTLQAEGCACAAIDLSAIGNKDVTPVQWYSGIIHTLVSYFNLFSRPEFRTWLRDRDELSPVQRLHEFIDSVLLVRMSENIVIFIDEIDSVLGLNFPIDDFFAAIRACYNKRAQNSEYKRLTFVLLGVATPTELIQDKSRTPFNIGRAIQIEGFKLPEVQPLAEGLKPGCSRPEVVLKEILKWTNGQPFLTQKLCQLVLAAQSPIGVGMEAERVEALARSQIVDNWESQDEPPHLKTLRDRLLRNEQKASRLLGLYQQVLLSGELPADNSPEQLELQLSGLTLKRHSKLTVYNPIYALVFNEHWVEQALADLRPYAEALSAWVASDYQDESRLLRGRALRDAQQWATTHSLSDRDYQFLAASQEVEKREVQKALEAEKKAIHLLAEANQKQIEANHILTEAQQKANRMLKRAYWGITGLVVLAVIIVCRGTIALKEAQKGTLIERQGANALKWFESEGVELEALLLAMQAGQDLKALVKSDQRLTNYPTISPLYALQTILHQIHEKNQLRGHQGAVRSVSFSPNGDFLATGGEDGRVELWTRAGENLRTIGIHKSAVDSVRFSSDGMRLATASEDGTVQIWQRDGTPIGAIATETEAIDSVSFSPDGTRLATASESGTVRVWNQQGKLLNEIGSVNRRINTVSFSPDGEHFATAQVEGTVQIWNLNGQRQATLTIPTTPRQEFSSTPDAQPSVNSMTFSPNGELLATAGFDGTVRIWNLSGQELSEFNTAQSAVNSMSFHPNGAEIAIVGFDGKVRLWTLDGVLLQQFKGDRHDRITSMTFSPDGERLVTGGVDGTVRLWDISRQRNQPFPLTQTSSNSPGSENENPASSNSPKMMVRSTKIPSENQFLRIGFSPDGEGFATAQPDGTVQIWTRSGQAVIPPFQAHQSRISTLSFSWDGETLATAGEDGTIRLWNRLGQPLQPELNHSRGEVKSLSFSFDGKRIAFNNGPGRLQIWNLSTNQVDELRFPYGQISSISFSPQGDRLAIASADGKIRLWSLSGEELDKFNSDTRWVTSLSFNPTGQLLATAGTDGTVTVFLLTGQLSKQTLAKFKADETDVLSMTFLFNGEGLVTVGTDNTLRWWRIKELDELLETGCNWLTDYLKAHPQAQADLPICQQP, from the coding sequence ATGAATAAAAAACTGACATCAATGTACTATCAAGTCGGGGGAAGTTTACCGCCCGATTCTCCCACCTATGTGGTCCGTAAAGCCGATCGCGAATTGTATGAGAATCTCAAGGCGGGAGAGTTTTGCTATGTCCTAACGTCGCGGCAAATGGGTAAATCCAGCTTGCAACTGCGGACGATGCAAACTCTACAAGCGGAGGGATGCGCTTGTGCGGCGATCGATTTATCGGCGATCGGGAATAAAGACGTGACCCCGGTGCAGTGGTATAGCGGGATTATTCATACCCTGGTCAGTTATTTTAATTTGTTCAGTCGCCCGGAGTTTAGAACCTGGTTGCGCGATCGCGACGAACTCTCCCCCGTCCAACGCTTGCATGAATTTATCGACTCGGTTCTGCTGGTGCGGATGTCGGAAAATATCGTCATTTTTATCGACGAAATTGATAGTGTTCTGGGTTTAAATTTTCCGATTGATGACTTTTTTGCCGCAATTCGGGCTTGTTATAATAAACGAGCGCAAAACTCAGAATACAAACGGCTCACCTTTGTTTTACTGGGTGTGGCAACCCCCACGGAGTTGATTCAGGATAAAAGTCGCACCCCGTTTAATATCGGGCGAGCGATTCAAATTGAGGGATTTAAACTCCCGGAAGTGCAACCGTTGGCGGAGGGATTAAAACCCGGATGTTCTCGCCCGGAGGTGGTCCTGAAGGAGATTTTAAAGTGGACCAATGGACAACCGTTTTTGACTCAGAAACTCTGTCAGTTGGTGTTAGCGGCGCAGAGTCCAATTGGGGTGGGGATGGAGGCGGAACGGGTGGAAGCGTTGGCCCGATCGCAAATTGTGGACAACTGGGAATCTCAGGATGAACCCCCCCATTTAAAAACCCTGCGCGATCGTCTCCTGCGAAATGAACAAAAGGCCAGTCGGCTATTAGGGCTCTATCAGCAAGTATTACTTTCCGGAGAACTCCCTGCGGATAACAGTCCGGAACAACTGGAATTGCAGCTATCGGGTTTAACCTTGAAGCGCCATTCTAAATTAACCGTTTATAACCCAATTTATGCCTTAGTTTTTAATGAGCATTGGGTGGAACAGGCGTTAGCCGATTTACGGCCCTATGCCGAAGCATTATCCGCTTGGGTGGCGTCCGATTACCAGGATGAATCGCGACTGTTGCGGGGACGGGCGTTACGAGATGCTCAACAATGGGCGACGACCCATAGTTTAAGCGATCGCGACTATCAGTTTCTCGCCGCCAGTCAAGAGGTGGAAAAACGCGAGGTTCAAAAAGCCCTAGAAGCGGAGAAAAAAGCGATTCATCTGTTAGCGGAAGCCAACCAAAAACAGATAGAAGCCAATCACATTTTAACCGAAGCCCAACAAAAAGCCAATCGGATGCTCAAACGCGCCTATTGGGGGATTACGGGACTCGTGGTTCTGGCCGTCATTATCGTCTGTCGCGGCACGATTGCCTTAAAAGAAGCCCAAAAAGGAACGTTAATTGAGCGCCAAGGTGCGAATGCTTTAAAGTGGTTTGAATCCGAAGGGGTGGAACTCGAAGCCTTGTTACTGGCGATGCAAGCGGGACAAGATTTAAAAGCGCTGGTTAAAAGCGATCAACGCTTGACCAATTATCCCACGATTAGCCCTTTGTATGCATTACAAACCATCCTCCACCAAATCCATGAAAAAAATCAACTCAGAGGACATCAAGGTGCAGTTCGCAGCGTTAGTTTCAGTCCCAATGGAGACTTTTTAGCCACCGGAGGAGAAGATGGGCGAGTGGAACTTTGGACGCGGGCAGGGGAGAATTTGCGGACCATTGGAATTCATAAAAGTGCTGTGGATAGCGTTAGGTTTAGTTCCGATGGTATGCGCCTCGCTACCGCTTCTGAGGATGGAACCGTCCAAATTTGGCAACGAGATGGCACCCCGATTGGGGCGATCGCCACCGAAACCGAAGCTATTGATAGCGTCAGTTTTAGTCCCGATGGTACGCGCCTCGCTACCGCTTCAGAAAGTGGCACAGTCCGAGTCTGGAATCAGCAAGGAAAGTTGCTTAATGAAATAGGAAGCGTGAACCGTCGAATTAATACCGTGAGCTTTAGTCCCGACGGAGAACACTTTGCCACTGCCCAAGTCGAGGGAACCGTGCAAATTTGGAATCTAAATGGCCAACGTCAAGCAACTTTGACCATTCCCACTACTCCCCGCCAAGAGTTCAGTTCGACCCCCGATGCTCAACCATCAGTCAACAGCATGACCTTTAGCCCCAACGGGGAATTACTAGCAACCGCTGGATTTGATGGAACGGTGAGAATTTGGAACCTATCGGGTCAAGAACTCTCGGAGTTTAACACCGCTCAAAGTGCTGTTAATAGCATGAGTTTTCATCCGAATGGGGCGGAAATTGCCATTGTCGGATTTGATGGCAAGGTGCGCCTGTGGACATTGGATGGGGTATTACTCCAGCAATTTAAAGGCGATCGCCATGATCGAATTACCAGCATGACCTTTAGTCCCGATGGAGAGCGTTTAGTCACCGGCGGAGTGGATGGAACTGTCCGACTCTGGGATATTTCCCGCCAGCGCAATCAGCCCTTTCCCTTAACTCAAACTTCCAGCAATTCCCCCGGATCTGAGAACGAGAACCCAGCCTCCAGCAACTCACCGAAAATGATGGTGCGATCGACTAAAATCCCGTCAGAAAATCAATTTCTCCGAATCGGATTTAGCCCGGATGGGGAAGGGTTTGCCACCGCGCAACCAGATGGAACGGTTCAAATTTGGACCCGTTCCGGTCAAGCGGTTATTCCCCCGTTTCAAGCGCATCAAAGTCGGATTTCTACCCTAAGTTTTAGCTGGGATGGAGAGACTCTCGCCACCGCCGGGGAAGATGGAACGATTCGCCTTTGGAATCGGTTAGGTCAACCCCTACAGCCGGAGTTAAATCATAGCCGTGGGGAAGTCAAAAGCCTGAGTTTTAGTTTTGATGGAAAGCGAATTGCCTTCAATAATGGACCGGGACGATTACAAATTTGGAATCTCTCGACCAACCAAGTGGATGAACTGCGGTTTCCCTACGGTCAAATTAGTAGCATTAGCTTTAGTCCCCAGGGTGACCGGCTGGCGATCGCCTCTGCTGATGGCAAAATTCGCCTCTGGAGTCTATCCGGTGAAGAACTGGATAAATTTAACAGTGATACTCGGTGGGTCACCAGCCTGAGTTTTAATCCCACGGGACAACTTTTAGCCACGGCTGGAACCGATGGAACGGTTACGGTTTTCTTACTCACGGGTCAACTTTCTAAACAAACTTTGGCTAAATTCAAAGCCGATGAAACCGATGTTTTAAGCATGACTTTTCTCTTCAATGGCGAAGGACTGGTCACCGTGGGAACCGACAATACACTGAGGTGGTGGCGCATCAAAGAATTAGATGAATTGCTGGAAACTGGCTGTAACTGGCTGACCGATTATTTAAAAGCCCATCCCCAAGCCCAAGCGGACCTCCCTATTTGCCAGCAGCCCTAA